In Sphingobacteriaceae bacterium, the following proteins share a genomic window:
- a CDS encoding 2-deoxy-D-gluconate 3-dehydrogenase (catalyzes the formation of 3-dehydro-2-deoxy-D-gluconate from 2-deoxy-D-gluconate), with translation MFDLKGKTALITGGNKGIGKGMALGLAEAGADILVVSSSIELEGSAIEKEVRALGRNFKAYQADFTDRSSLYAFIDKVQKENKTIDILCNNAGTIMRKPAAEHPDEYWDKVLAINLDSQFILAREIGKKMIEQKSGKIIFTCSLLSFQGGINVPGYAASKGAVASLVKALANEWASKGINVNGIAPGYIATDNTEALRNDAERSKSILERIPAGRWGEAEDFKGPAVFLASRSSNYINGTILTVDGGWMGR, from the coding sequence ATTTTTGACCTAAAAGGCAAAACCGCTTTAATAACAGGGGGTAACAAAGGTATTGGAAAAGGCATGGCGCTGGGCCTGGCTGAAGCTGGAGCAGATATTCTCGTGGTATCTTCCTCCATAGAATTAGAAGGCAGCGCCATTGAAAAAGAAGTGCGCGCGTTGGGTCGCAATTTTAAAGCTTACCAGGCAGATTTTACAGATCGCAGCAGTCTTTATGCTTTCATTGATAAAGTTCAGAAAGAAAATAAAACAATAGATATTCTTTGTAACAATGCGGGTACCATTATGCGCAAACCGGCAGCTGAGCACCCGGATGAATATTGGGATAAAGTTCTTGCGATAAATCTTGATTCACAATTTATTCTGGCAAGAGAGATCGGAAAAAAAATGATCGAACAAAAAAGTGGAAAAATAATTTTCACGTGTTCTTTACTGAGTTTTCAGGGCGGAATAAATGTTCCCGGATACGCTGCAAGCAAAGGCGCTGTAGCCAGTCTTGTGAAAGCACTTGCAAACGAATGGGCATCAAAAGGAATTAATGTTAACGGAATCGCTCCAGGATATATTGCTACAGACAACACAGAAGCACTTCGCAACGATGCAGAGCGCAGCAAATCAATTTTGGAAAGAATACCTGCAGGCCGATGGGGAGAAGCGGAAGATTTTAAAGGTCCTGCCGTATTTCTCGCGTCACGCTCTTCAAATTATATAAATGGCACCATACTTACCGTTGACGGCGGTTGGATGGGAAGATAA
- a CDS encoding 5-dehydro-4-deoxy-D-glucuronate isomerase, protein MEIRFEHHPKEVSRMNTEELRNAFLVEKCIVNDEINYMYSHYDRVIIGGAKPVHKTLVLQNDPELRSDYFLERRELGIINVGGSGSVEADGIKHDLEKLSCLYLGKGTKKVSFKSKDPKNPASFFLMSTPAHFIYPNTVMHKESASPVNLGDGSTSNKRTIYKYIHLEGIRSCQLVMGLTVLENGSVWNSVPPHTHTRRTEVYFYFDLPEQQRLFHYMGEPTETRHLLMKNHQAVISPPWSVHFGSGTSNYAFIWAMAGENQVYSDMDALAVTDLK, encoded by the coding sequence ATGGAAATCAGATTTGAACACCATCCTAAAGAAGTAAGCAGGATGAATACCGAAGAATTACGTAATGCATTTCTCGTTGAAAAATGTATAGTTAACGACGAGATCAACTATATGTATTCGCATTATGACCGCGTAATTATAGGTGGGGCAAAACCTGTACACAAAACACTTGTGCTACAAAATGATCCGGAATTGCGTTCTGACTATTTTTTAGAACGTCGTGAACTCGGAATCATTAATGTGGGTGGTAGCGGTAGCGTTGAAGCAGATGGAATTAAACACGATCTTGAAAAATTAAGTTGTTTATACCTTGGCAAAGGCACAAAAAAAGTTTCTTTCAAAAGCAAAGATCCTAAAAATCCTGCCAGCTTTTTTTTGATGTCAACACCGGCACATTTTATCTATCCTAATACCGTAATGCACAAAGAAAGTGCCTCGCCGGTAAATCTTGGTGATGGATCTACATCTAACAAAAGAACCATCTACAAATACATTCACCTGGAAGGCATTCGCAGCTGTCAATTGGTAATGGGTTTAACCGTTCTTGAAAATGGAAGTGTTTGGAATTCGGTTCCTCCACATACGCATACACGCAGAACAGAAGTTTATTTTTATTTCGATCTACCAGAACAACAACGTTTGTTCCACTACATGGGCGAACCAACAGAGACAAGACATTTACTTATGAAAAATCATCAGGCGGTTATTTCTCCACCCTGGTCGGTACACTTTGGAAGTGGAACTTCTAATTATGCTTTCATATGGGCAATGGCCGGTGAAAATCAAGTGTACAGTGATATGGATGCTCTGGCCGTAACCGATCTTAAATAA
- a CDS encoding II family cellulose-binding protein — translation MTISINTPALLFPAISLIMLAYTNRFLALAAVVRNLHDRTKTGEPNPVLHAQIKSLRYRLKLIKAMQFMGVLSFLLALVSMYFINANNETPANITFAISVVLFAGSLFISLLEIQVSTKALELELSDMEGLDDKGIFGYLKDSLKKK, via the coding sequence ATGACTATTTCTATAAACACTCCTGCTCTGCTCTTTCCAGCTATCAGCTTAATTATGCTGGCTTATACAAATCGTTTTCTTGCTTTGGCTGCCGTTGTGCGAAATCTTCACGACAGAACCAAGACCGGAGAACCGAATCCTGTTTTACACGCACAAATAAAAAGTCTGCGTTACCGTTTAAAACTAATTAAAGCCATGCAATTTATGGGGGTGCTGAGTTTTCTTCTTGCACTAGTGTCAATGTATTTTATAAATGCCAATAACGAAACACCCGCCAATATAACTTTTGCAATTTCAGTAGTGCTTTTTGCGGGCTCCTTGTTTATTTCTCTGCTTGAGATACAGGTAAGCACAAAGGCGCTGGAGCTGGAACTCAGCGACATGGAAGGTCTCGACGACAAGGGAATTTTTGGTTACCTGAAAGATTCTTTGAAGAAGAAGTAG
- a CDS encoding bifunctional 4-hydroxy-2-oxoglutarate aldolase/2-dehydro-3-deoxy-phosphogluconate aldolase, with protein MSKQQTSLDLILKQAMLPLFFHPGEEVSIHVLKALYSAGIRSVEYTNRGPEALGNFKKLLAVKKSEMKDLQLGIGTIKNKESAAQFIEAGADYLVSPGYIAEVGDIAGKNNILWIPGCMTSSEIIAAENAGVKFIKLFPGNILGPAFMSSIKDIFPDIYFMPTGGVDLTSESIGGWFKSGVSAVGMGSKLITKELLEQKNYTKIETLTKEALSLVASLKK; from the coding sequence ATGAGCAAACAACAAACATCTTTAGACCTGATTTTAAAACAAGCCATGTTGCCACTTTTTTTTCACCCTGGTGAAGAAGTAAGTATTCATGTTCTGAAAGCGCTTTATAGCGCCGGCATCAGAAGTGTAGAATATACAAATCGTGGACCAGAAGCCTTAGGGAACTTCAAAAAATTACTGGCCGTAAAAAAATCAGAAATGAAAGATTTGCAATTAGGAATCGGAACGATTAAAAATAAAGAGTCGGCCGCACAGTTTATTGAAGCTGGAGCAGATTATTTAGTAAGTCCCGGTTACATTGCAGAGGTAGGAGACATTGCAGGAAAAAACAACATTCTCTGGATTCCAGGCTGCATGACTAGTTCTGAGATTATTGCGGCAGAAAATGCAGGAGTGAAATTCATTAAACTTTTTCCAGGAAACATTCTGGGTCCGGCATTTATGTCTTCTATCAAAGATATCTTCCCGGATATTTACTTTATGCCAACCGGCGGAGTTGATTTAACTTCAGAAAGTATTGGCGGCTGGTTTAAATCTGGTGTTAGCGCGGTAGGCATGGGAAGTAAACTCATTACCAAAGAATTATTGGAACAAAAAAATTATACTAAAATTGAAACACTTACCAAAGAAGCGCTAAGTCTTGTAGCCTCTCTAAAAAAATAA
- a CDS encoding carbohydrate kinase: MAPEKKIIHKTVLCFGELLLRMSPRINGEWINDNTIPTYVGGAELNVATALAKWKIPSKYFTALPDHALSHELINYLKKKNIDASSVNLSGERIGIYFLPQGSDLKNSGVIYDRAHSSFSQLKPGMIDWNKTLKDVTWFHFSAINPALNLNVTALCLEALEAASKKKITISMDLNFRAKLWKYGKNPVDIMPQLASYCDLIMGNIWAAEKLLGISVDLKILRKNSKKAYLEHALYTSEEIIKRFPKVKTVANTFRFDRKGSAINYYATLYTENKLYVADEINATEIKDKIGSGDCFMSGLIYGFYKNNTPSKIVNFSAAAAVGKMYETSDATNQSPAKITADVKRNTELKDKK; the protein is encoded by the coding sequence ATGGCACCTGAAAAAAAAATAATTCATAAAACTGTTCTCTGCTTTGGCGAGTTGCTCCTGCGCATGTCACCAAGAATAAATGGAGAATGGATTAACGATAATACTATACCCACTTATGTGGGCGGTGCAGAACTAAATGTTGCTACTGCTTTGGCAAAATGGAAAATTCCAAGTAAATATTTCACAGCCCTTCCAGATCACGCCTTAAGTCATGAGCTTATAAACTACTTAAAGAAAAAAAATATCGATGCCTCTTCTGTAAATTTATCGGGAGAAAGAATTGGTATCTATTTTTTACCGCAAGGGAGTGATCTTAAAAATTCGGGGGTGATCTATGACAGAGCCCATTCTTCATTTTCGCAATTAAAGCCAGGCATGATTGACTGGAATAAAACACTAAAAGATGTTACCTGGTTTCATTTCAGCGCAATTAATCCCGCACTTAATTTAAATGTCACCGCACTTTGCCTCGAAGCTTTAGAAGCAGCTTCCAAAAAAAAGATTACCATTTCTATGGATCTGAATTTTCGCGCCAAGCTTTGGAAGTATGGAAAAAATCCAGTGGATATAATGCCGCAACTAGCATCCTATTGCGATCTGATCATGGGAAATATTTGGGCCGCCGAAAAGTTATTAGGCATTTCTGTAGATCTTAAAATTCTTAGAAAAAACAGTAAAAAGGCTTACCTTGAACATGCTCTGTACACTTCCGAAGAAATTATTAAGCGTTTTCCAAAAGTAAAAACAGTGGCCAATACTTTTCGCTTCGACAGAAAAGGCAGCGCCATAAATTATTATGCCACTCTTTACACTGAAAATAAATTGTATGTTGCAGATGAAATAAATGCTACCGAAATAAAAGATAAAATTGGAAGCGGCGATTGCTTTATGTCCGGACTTATTTACGGATTTTATAAAAACAACACCCCTTCTAAAATTGTAAATTTCTCAGCAGCAGCGGCGGTAGGAAAAATGTACGAAACCAGCGATGCAACCAATCAATCACCGGCCAAAATAACCGCGGACGTAAAAAGGAACACGGAATTAAAAGATAAAAAATGA
- a CDS encoding altronate oxidoreductase, with product MILSKQHISKIVPNKDLKIPNEKLFSLPEKVLQFGTGVLLRGLPDHLIDEANRNGIFNGRIVVVKSTGKGGTDDFDKQGGLYTLCVRGLDKGVQKDEKIINASISRVLSAKEDWKKIMTYAADKDLQVIISNTTETGIKLVREGLLFASPPESYPGKLVVFLYERFKVFKGNASSGLVILPTELISENGKQLRTICIQLAELNHYESDFIHWLQTANDFCNTLVDRIVPGALPVTEHRAVEKQLGYSDKLMIMAEPYYLWAIETTNERTKKTLSFVTKQSNAIICDNIYKYKEIKLRLLNASHTFSCALALQLGFTTVKQAMENKFFRNYISGLIEQEIIPAIVGTEITLEEAKEFASKVIDRFANPFIAHEWLNISAQYTLKLVSRCIKVIENHYKFSKTAPKNITLGFAAYILFMRSRKNDEGKFIATIRGKEFLITDDKASILHKHWQLEDPSKVVKAILKDETLWDMDLTNFPDFEESVLRAMDSLSEKNTDTLLAHALTTP from the coding sequence ATGATTCTTTCGAAACAACATATAAGCAAAATAGTTCCTAATAAGGACCTTAAAATTCCAAACGAAAAACTTTTTTCTCTGCCTGAAAAAGTTCTGCAATTTGGAACAGGAGTTCTACTGCGTGGCCTGCCTGATCATTTGATTGATGAAGCAAACCGTAACGGTATTTTCAATGGGCGTATAGTAGTAGTTAAATCAACCGGCAAAGGCGGTACCGACGATTTTGATAAGCAGGGAGGTTTATACACCCTATGTGTTCGCGGTTTAGATAAGGGTGTTCAGAAGGATGAAAAGATAATCAACGCATCCATTAGCCGTGTGCTTTCTGCCAAAGAAGACTGGAAAAAAATTATGACCTACGCTGCCGATAAAGATCTGCAGGTGATTATTTCAAACACTACCGAAACAGGCATAAAATTAGTTCGTGAAGGACTTCTATTCGCTTCGCCGCCAGAATCTTATCCAGGTAAATTAGTTGTCTTTCTTTACGAGCGTTTCAAAGTTTTTAAAGGAAATGCCTCAAGTGGCCTGGTAATTCTACCAACAGAACTAATTTCAGAAAACGGTAAACAACTTCGCACAATTTGCATTCAACTAGCCGAGCTCAATCACTACGAAAGTGATTTTATCCACTGGTTGCAAACGGCTAACGATTTCTGCAATACCCTTGTAGACCGGATTGTTCCCGGAGCACTTCCCGTAACAGAACACAGGGCAGTTGAAAAACAATTAGGGTATTCAGACAAATTGATGATAATGGCTGAGCCTTATTATTTATGGGCCATTGAAACCACAAATGAGCGCACTAAAAAAACATTATCCTTCGTTACAAAACAAAGTAATGCCATTATTTGCGACAACATTTATAAGTACAAAGAAATCAAATTAAGACTTTTAAACGCGTCTCATACATTTAGCTGCGCATTAGCTCTGCAATTAGGTTTTACGACAGTTAAGCAAGCTATGGAAAATAAATTTTTCCGTAATTATATTTCAGGACTTATAGAGCAAGAGATAATTCCAGCCATTGTTGGAACTGAAATTACATTAGAAGAAGCGAAAGAATTTGCTTCAAAAGTGATTGACCGTTTCGCTAATCCTTTCATTGCACACGAATGGCTGAATATTTCGGCGCAGTATACGTTAAAACTAGTCTCACGCTGTATTAAGGTTATAGAGAATCATTACAAATTCTCTAAGACTGCCCCAAAAAACATTACACTCGGCTTTGCAGCTTACATTTTATTTATGAGGTCGCGAAAAAATGATGAAGGCAAATTTATCGCGACTATTCGAGGCAAAGAATTTTTAATAACAGACGACAAAGCTTCAATACTTCATAAACACTGGCAGCTAGAGGACCCCTCAAAAGTCGTTAAAGCCATCTTAAAAGATGAAACACTTTGGGATATGGATCTGACAAATTTTCCAGACTTTGAAGAAAGTGTGCTAAGAGCAATGGATTCTTTAAGTGAAAAAAATACCGATACGCTGCTTGCGCACGCATTAACCACGCCTTAA
- a CDS encoding glucuronate isomerase: MKKFLDDNFLLQSSTAQNLYHYYAKDLPIIDYHCHLSQALIAEDHNFENLTKIWLAGDHYKWRAMRTNGVDESYITGDKSDLDKFKQWAKTVPYTLRNPLYHWTHLELQRYFNIHYSLNNETAQDIYDECTAKLQTSDYSVRNLLRKMNVALICTTDDPIDNLADHAKLKKESFEIPILPAFRPDNAMNVDNIEVFNAYVKKVEKTSNVSVSNFSDYVKALKSRHDFFAEIGCTVSDHGLEEIYAENYTTIEIEKIFSEILLGTEVSLEDKRKFKSAMLVLFAEWDFEKGWTQQYHLGAIRNNNLRMIKSLGPDTGWDSIGDFQQAKSLAKFLGRLDAENKLTKTIIYNLNPADNEVMATMIGNFNDGSMAGKVQWGSAWWFLDQKDGMTKQINALSNMGLVSKFIGMLTDSRSFLSYPRHEYFRRLLCNLFGEEIENGELPNDMEWTGKIIKDICFHNAQNYFGWKSLTNVKTLNNQ; this comes from the coding sequence ATGAAAAAATTTTTAGACGATAATTTTTTACTACAAAGTTCAACGGCTCAGAACTTATATCATTACTATGCAAAAGATTTACCCATCATTGACTACCACTGCCATCTCTCACAAGCGTTAATAGCAGAAGATCATAATTTTGAAAATCTTACAAAGATCTGGTTAGCCGGCGATCACTATAAATGGAGGGCTATGCGCACGAATGGTGTCGACGAGAGTTATATCACCGGCGATAAAAGCGATCTTGACAAATTTAAACAATGGGCTAAAACGGTTCCGTATACTTTGAGAAATCCACTTTATCATTGGACCCATCTTGAACTTCAACGCTACTTTAACATTCACTATTCATTAAATAACGAAACAGCGCAGGACATTTATGATGAATGTACTGCAAAACTTCAGACTTCAGATTACAGCGTAAGAAATTTACTTCGTAAGATGAATGTTGCATTAATTTGCACAACCGACGATCCCATAGATAATCTGGCTGATCATGCAAAATTGAAAAAAGAAAGCTTTGAAATTCCGATTCTGCCGGCATTCAGACCAGATAATGCAATGAATGTAGACAACATTGAAGTATTTAATGCCTATGTAAAAAAAGTAGAAAAGACCTCTAATGTTTCCGTATCCAACTTCAGCGATTATGTAAAGGCACTTAAAAGTCGTCACGACTTTTTTGCAGAGATTGGCTGCACCGTTTCTGACCATGGTTTAGAAGAAATCTATGCCGAAAATTATACGACTATAGAAATCGAAAAAATATTTTCTGAAATACTTTTAGGAACCGAAGTTAGCCTCGAAGATAAACGCAAATTTAAATCGGCCATGCTCGTTTTATTTGCTGAATGGGATTTTGAAAAAGGCTGGACACAACAATACCATCTTGGCGCCATTCGCAACAATAATTTACGCATGATTAAAAGCCTGGGCCCCGACACGGGTTGGGATTCTATCGGAGACTTTCAGCAGGCAAAATCATTAGCGAAATTTTTAGGACGATTAGATGCCGAAAACAAACTTACCAAGACCATCATCTACAATCTTAATCCCGCTGACAATGAAGTTATGGCTACCATGATCGGTAACTTTAACGACGGATCGATGGCCGGTAAAGTGCAATGGGGCTCGGCATGGTGGTTTCTCGATCAAAAAGACGGAATGACCAAACAAATAAACGCCCTTTCCAACATGGGCTTAGTAAGTAAATTTATCGGAATGCTTACCGACTCCCGAAGTTTTCTTTCCTATCCACGTCACGAATATTTCAGAAGATTGCTGTGTAATTTATTTGGAGAAGAAATCGAAAACGGCGAGTTGCCAAATGATATGGAGTGGACCGGTAAAATAATAAAAGACATCTGTTTCCATAATGCACAAAATTATTTCGGCTGGAAATCACTAACGAACGTAAAAACTTTAAATAACCAATGA
- a CDS encoding MFS transporter, which yields MSTSTLNQKMGTYRWTICSLLFFATTINYLDRVVIALLKSDLTVYFNWSGIEAIENYANLEIVFKISYAFGMVIAGRLIDKLGTKIGYGLFTFLWSVAAVCHALAKSTLGFGFARFGLGVMESGNFPAAIKTVAEWFPKKERAFATGIFNSGANIGAIIAPLSVPVIAERWGWQWAFIITGSMGFIWLIFWFLLYEIPAKQARLKKEEFDYIHSDVDEQNDTATNESAPRITWAKLLTFKQTWAFVLGKFLTDPIWWFYLFWLPDFLQNQYGLKGTEVSFPVAMVYIMSSFGSIGGGWLPMFLINRGVPAFKARKRSMLVYAFLVIPIISAQLLGSLNMWLAVMVIGLATAAHQAWSANIFTTVSDMFPKRATASVTGIGGMFGALGGIALTLLVQKRLFVYFESLGKIEVAYYIMFIVCGLAYLLAWLIMHVLVPKMKPVEI from the coding sequence ATGAGTACAAGTACACTGAATCAAAAAATGGGCACGTATCGCTGGACAATTTGTTCTCTGCTATTCTTTGCTACCACTATAAATTATCTCGACCGCGTAGTAATCGCTCTCTTAAAATCAGATCTAACCGTCTATTTTAACTGGAGCGGTATTGAAGCTATTGAGAACTACGCCAATCTTGAAATTGTATTTAAAATTTCCTACGCATTTGGAATGGTTATAGCGGGAAGACTTATAGATAAACTCGGAACAAAAATAGGGTATGGACTATTTACATTCTTATGGAGCGTTGCTGCTGTTTGTCATGCCCTGGCAAAAAGCACCCTGGGCTTTGGCTTCGCGCGCTTTGGCCTTGGAGTGATGGAGTCCGGAAATTTTCCAGCAGCCATAAAAACAGTAGCAGAATGGTTTCCAAAAAAAGAACGCGCCTTCGCTACTGGCATTTTTAATTCTGGAGCTAACATTGGAGCCATTATAGCACCTCTTTCAGTTCCCGTAATTGCTGAACGCTGGGGTTGGCAATGGGCATTTATCATAACAGGTTCAATGGGATTTATCTGGCTCATCTTTTGGTTTTTACTCTATGAAATTCCCGCCAAACAAGCGCGCCTTAAAAAAGAAGAGTTTGATTATATTCACAGCGATGTGGATGAACAAAATGATACCGCTACAAACGAGAGCGCACCACGTATTACCTGGGCTAAACTATTAACGTTTAAACAGACATGGGCCTTTGTTCTTGGTAAATTTTTAACTGATCCTATTTGGTGGTTCTATTTATTCTGGCTACCCGACTTTTTACAAAATCAATACGGTTTAAAAGGTACAGAAGTTTCTTTTCCCGTAGCTATGGTATACATCATGTCCAGCTTTGGAAGTATTGGTGGCGGGTGGTTGCCCATGTTTTTAATTAACAGGGGAGTTCCGGCATTTAAGGCGCGCAAGAGATCTATGCTGGTGTACGCTTTTTTAGTTATACCAATTATTTCTGCACAATTATTAGGTTCACTTAACATGTGGCTCGCTGTAATGGTTATCGGTTTAGCAACAGCGGCCCACCAGGCATGGAGCGCAAATATTTTCACTACCGTAAGCGACATGTTTCCTAAAAGAGCAACGGCTTCCGTAACCGGCATCGGTGGAATGTTTGGTGCATTGGGCGGAATCGCACTTACTTTATTGGTTCAAAAACGTCTGTTCGTTTACTTTGAATCTCTTGGTAAAATTGAAGTAGCTTATTATATTATGTTCATCGTATGCGGCCTGGCATATCTTCTCGCATGGCTGATCATGCATGTACTTGTTCCTAAAATGAAACCAGTAGAAATTTAA
- a CDS encoding cupin — MEAFHLTNQTWTELGNGVKRQIVSYDENVMLVKVKFDSGAIGVLHQHPHVQMSYVESGVFEYTIDGAKQILRKGESCFVPSNKLHGCVCLETGILLDVFSPCRQDFL; from the coding sequence ATGGAGGCTTTTCATTTAACTAACCAAACCTGGACAGAGCTGGGAAATGGCGTTAAGCGCCAGATAGTGAGTTATGATGAAAACGTAATGCTTGTAAAAGTCAAATTTGACTCGGGTGCTATTGGAGTTTTACATCAGCATCCTCATGTTCAGATGAGTTACGTAGAATCGGGAGTTTTTGAATACACCATCGACGGGGCAAAACAAATTCTTCGCAAGGGTGAAAGTTGTTTTGTTCCCTCCAATAAACTTCACGGTTGCGTTTGTTTAGAAACTGGAATTCTTCTCGATGTCTTTAGTCCTTGCAGACAAGATTTTTTATGA
- a CDS encoding altronate hydrolase: MKRSVLKVHPKDNVIVALQDLAKGSTIQLDGKEYILLEDIPAKHKFISEPVKIHEPVIMYGVLVGKAKEDLQVGVRISTENLHHASSSYDLGERRLGWNVPETTKFNERTFNGYHRSDGSVGISNYWLIIPLVFCENRNVEVMREALLDELGYARPKKYKKFTENLINLYKAGKSVEEILQTDFTSSLTAAQTKLFENIDGVKFLTHEGGCGGIRQDSQTLCGLLAGYITHPNVAGATILSLGCQNAQVSILQEEIKKRSANFDKPLIVLEQQKIGKETDLISKGIRETFGALIAANENKRKPAPISKLVIGLECGGSDGFSGISANPAIGYTSDLLIAAGGSVILSEFPELCGVEQELSDRCTNVDMAKKFMHLMKTYNQRAEDAGSGFYMNPSPGNIKDGLITDAIKSAGAAKKGGTSPVADVLDYPEQIKNHGLNLLCTPGNDVESTTAEVGSGATIVLFTTGLGTPTGNPIAPVVKLSSNTALYKKMPDIIDINAGTIIDGEETIEEAGERILDFVIRVASGEQEVLSVKNGQDDFIPWKRGVSL; encoded by the coding sequence ATGAAACGCAGCGTTTTAAAAGTACATCCAAAAGATAACGTGATAGTAGCTTTGCAGGATCTTGCCAAAGGAAGCACTATCCAGCTGGATGGAAAAGAATACATCCTGCTGGAAGATATTCCTGCGAAACATAAATTTATCTCGGAGCCGGTAAAAATTCACGAACCTGTTATAATGTATGGTGTTTTAGTTGGAAAAGCTAAAGAAGATTTACAAGTTGGCGTACGCATCTCGACCGAAAATTTACATCACGCATCTAGTAGCTACGATTTAGGAGAACGAAGACTGGGTTGGAATGTTCCGGAAACAACTAAATTTAATGAAAGGACTTTTAATGGATATCACCGTTCCGACGGCAGTGTTGGGATCTCCAATTATTGGTTGATTATCCCCCTGGTGTTTTGCGAAAACAGAAATGTAGAAGTTATGCGTGAAGCTTTATTGGATGAACTTGGATACGCGCGGCCAAAGAAATACAAAAAATTCACCGAGAATCTTATTAACTTATATAAAGCAGGAAAAAGTGTTGAAGAAATTCTTCAAACAGACTTTACTTCGTCGTTAACCGCTGCACAAACAAAATTATTTGAAAATATTGATGGCGTAAAGTTTCTCACGCACGAAGGCGGCTGCGGCGGTATTCGTCAGGATTCACAAACCCTTTGCGGATTGCTTGCCGGATACATCACCCATCCAAATGTTGCCGGTGCAACTATCCTTAGTCTTGGTTGCCAAAATGCACAGGTAAGCATTTTACAGGAAGAAATTAAAAAACGCTCAGCAAATTTCGACAAACCTTTAATTGTTCTTGAACAACAAAAAATAGGAAAAGAAACAGATCTTATTTCAAAAGGTATTCGTGAAACTTTCGGGGCTCTTATAGCAGCCAACGAAAACAAAAGGAAACCAGCACCCATAAGCAAACTTGTTATAGGACTTGAATGTGGCGGATCAGATGGGTTCTCTGGAATCTCAGCTAATCCTGCAATCGGGTACACATCCGACCTTTTGATCGCAGCCGGCGGAAGTGTTATTCTCTCTGAGTTTCCGGAGCTCTGCGGTGTTGAACAGGAACTAAGTGACCGCTGCACAAATGTTGACATGGCAAAAAAATTTATGCACCTCATGAAAACATATAACCAACGTGCAGAAGATGCCGGGAGCGGATTCTACATGAATCCATCACCGGGAAATATTAAAGATGGTTTGATTACAGATGCTATTAAATCTGCGGGTGCAGCAAAAAAAGGCGGAACATCGCCAGTTGCGGACGTGCTGGATTACCCTGAACAAATAAAAAATCACGGTCTGAATTTATTATGTACCCCCGGAAATGACGTAGAATCGACCACTGCCGAAGTAGGATCGGGTGCTACAATTGTATTATTCACAACAGGTCTCGGTACCCCAACCGGAAATCCAATTGCCCCGGTTGTAAAACTGTCGAGTAACACTGCTCTATACAAAAAAATGCCAGATATCATTGATATTAACGCCGGGACTATTATTGATGGTGAAGAAACTATTGAGGAAGCGGGTGAACGCATTCTCGATTTTGTAATACGTGTAGCCAGCGGAGAACAAGAAGTTCTCTCGGTGAAAAACGGACAAGATGATTTTATTCCCTGGAAGAGAGGGGTTTCTCTTTAA
- a CDS encoding haloacid dehalogenase, which yields MTVRSIIFDCDGVLVDSEKLAIKALLLLARPYGFKLGLSETMRLFHGKSYQYCFDTIRAGCKYPLPGDYEERYRRLSFDYFKRELKPVKGVIGFINALRVPFCVASSGPRDKIFLNLQLAGLADKFHNAIFSCYDIGKFKPEPDIFLHAAKEMDFSVEDCIVIEDSPTGVQAAVAGGFKVYGLATKHTEKELQEAGAITFSNFKELTALLNFRES from the coding sequence ATGACGGTAAGAAGTATCATATTCGACTGCGACGGGGTGTTGGTAGACAGCGAGAAACTTGCGATCAAAGCTTTATTGTTACTCGCAAGACCCTATGGATTCAAGCTAGGCCTTTCTGAAACAATGCGATTATTTCATGGAAAAAGCTACCAATATTGTTTCGATACCATCAGAGCTGGCTGCAAATATCCTTTACCTGGCGATTACGAAGAACGCTACCGTCGCCTAAGTTTCGACTATTTTAAACGGGAACTTAAACCTGTAAAAGGTGTTATTGGTTTTATCAATGCTCTGCGTGTGCCTTTCTGCGTGGCATCCAGTGGACCCCGGGATAAAATATTCTTGAATCTTCAGCTAGCTGGCCTTGCTGATAAGTTTCACAACGCTATTTTTAGTTGTTATGACATCGGGAAATTTAAACCGGAACCGGATATTTTTCTCCATGCTGCCAAAGAAATGGATTTCAGTGTGGAAGACTGTATTGTTATTGAGGATAGCCCGACAGGCGTGCAAGCTGCTGTGGCTGGAGGATTTAAAGTATACGGACTGGCAACAAAACATACCGAAAAAGAACTCCAAGAAGCCGGAGCCATAACCTTTAGTAATTTTAAAGAACTCACGGCCCTTTTAAACTTTCGGGAGTCATGA